AAATGCTCACCGCCAACCTCCGCGCCATGGAGGCCGACGGCCTGCTCACCCGCACCGCCCACCCCACCATCCCCCCGCGGGTGGACTACCAGCTCACCGAACTAGGCGAAAGCCTCGCACCGGTGCTCGACGCCATGAAGAAGTGGGGCTCGGCTATTCCTGCAACGGCTCATACTGCGTAGCCACGAGTTTCTTGCGGCCTGGCACCCACTTGAGCACCAGCGCCGCGCCAAGAATCACCACCGCAGCCACGGTGGTGACCAGCCCCAGGCCCAAGGTCCAGCCAGCGATCACGGCAATCGGCGCGATGATCGTCATGCCGATCTCGAAGGGGGCGAAGCCCACGTAGGCCACGCCATACTCGTTGAGCGTGCCGGACTTCAGCTTCGGATCCACGATCTTGAGCAGCGCGATACCCGTGGCCACCGCGGCCGTCGCCCAACCCCACCCGAAGATCGCGCGCTCGATCCACTGCTTGCCAAAGAACGTGGGCGCAACGAAGAACAGGAACACCACACAGTAGATGGTGCCCAGGATGAACATGATGACCAGCGGCACCCAGTAGCTGGCAATAGCCGCCGGCACGATCGACGCCGTACCAAAAGCAATGAGGTAGTCCGTGGCCGCACCCGAAATGGAATTGATGGTGTCCCGGTCAACATAATTCGGCTTGCCCAGCAGGTTGAGCAGCGTCTTGCCCAGGATGCCCATCACGAAAGCCACCGCGAACAGCGGCGGGGAGACCGAGGGGAAGATGCCCTTGAGCCACCCATTAAACAGGTAG
Above is a genomic segment from Corynebacterium uberis containing:
- a CDS encoding winged helix-turn-helix transcriptional regulator, whose amino-acid sequence is MPLNSTDHPLPACPVEVTLRAIGTSWKILILRELLGGHQLRFGELKERVTGISPKMLTANLRAMEADGLLTRTAHPTIPPRVDYQLTELGESLAPVLDAMKKWGSAIPATAHTA